A genomic region of Fusarium falciforme chromosome 4, complete sequence contains the following coding sequences:
- a CDS encoding Succinate-semialdehyde dehydrogenase — MASKLNDPTLLKTSCYVNGQWVAAKSGKVFAVENPSTLEEVARCPEFDGQDTEAAIAAAAAAFKTFRKTPARQRARLLRRWYDLMIENAEDIARLITLENGKPLSDGKTEAIYAANFFEWFSEEAPRIYGETIEASNPSCRLSTVKQPVGICGLICPWNFPAAMITRKAGPALAAGCTVVVKAPAEAPLTALALAELAHRAGIPAGVVNIITALDNTAEVGKVITTHPDVKKVSFTGSTGVGRILMNQSSSTIKKLSFELGGNAPFIVFEDADLDKAVKGLIACKFRCSGQTCVCANRILVHRSIYDKFVQMVLDVVKTFVVGDGFGEKTTHGPLIHGRAVSKVAEHVEDAISKGAKLVHGGKPLPQLGPNYFDLTMLTGMKPGMKICDEETFGPVAAFFAFDSEEEAIAIANDTDVGLGGYFFSNDVNRCYRVAEALEVGMVGVNVGVLSDPAAPFGGVKQSGFGREGSKYGIEEFMVTKMVMTGIDV; from the exons ATGGCTTCCAAG CTCAACGACCCTACACTCCTCAAGACGTCCTGCTACGTCAACGGCCAATGGGTCGCTGCAAAGTCTGGCAAGGTCTTTGCTGTCGAGA ACCCCTCGACCCTTGAAGAGGTGGCGAGATGCCCCGAGTTTGACGGACAGGACACCGAGGCCGCCAtcgcagccgccgccgccgcattCAAGACCTTCCGCAAGACCCCGGCGCGGCAGCGGGCCCGCCTGCTCCGCCGCTGGTACGATCTCATGATCGAGAACGCCGAGGACATTGCCCGTCTTATTACTCTTGAGAACGGCAAGCCTCTGTCTGATGGCAAAACTGAAGCTATCTACGCTGCCAACTTCTTTGAGTGGTTCTCCGAGGAGGCCCCTCGAATCTACGGCGAGACAATCGAGGCCAGCAACCCATCATGCCGTCTGTCTACTGTGAAGCAGCCCGTGGGAATCTGTGGTCTCATCTGCCCGTGGAACTTTCCCGCTGCCATGATCACCCGTAAGGCCGGTCCTGCTCTCGCTGCTGGCTgcaccgtcgtcgtcaaggcTCCCGCTGAGGCTCCCCTGACGGCTCTCGCCCTCGCTGAGTTGGCGCACCGTGCTGGCATTCCCGCCGGTGtggtcaacatcatcactgCGCTGGACAACACGGCCGAGGTTGGCAAGGTCATCACCACGCACCCCGATGTCAAGAAGGTGTCCTTCACCGGATCGACGGGCGTGGGCAGAATCCTGATGAACCAGTCCTCGTCGACCATCAAGAAGCTGTCTTTCGAGCTGGGCGGAAACGCCCCTTTTATTGTTTTTGAGGATGCGGATCTGGACAAGGCAGTCAAGGGTCTGATCGCCTGCAAGTTCCGCTGCTCAGGCCAGACTTGCGTCTGCGCTAACCGCATTCTCGTGCACCGCAGCATCTACGACAAATTCGTCCAGATGGTGCTCGACGTTGTCAAGACCTTTGtcgttggtgatggctttGGTGAGAAGACGACTCACGGCCCTCTCATTCACGGTCGTGCTGTGTCCAAGGTTGCCGAGCACGTTGAGgatgccatctccaagggCGCCAAGCTCGTCCATGGCGGCAAGCCCCTGCCCCAGCTGGGTCCCAACTACTTTGACCTCACCATGCTGACGGGTATGAAGCCCGGCATGAAGATCTGTGATGAGGAGACTTTCGGTCCCGTGGCGGCTTTCTTTGCTTTTGactctgaggaggaggctatcGCGATCGCCAATGACACGGATGTTGGTCTCGGAGGCTACTTTTTCAGCAACGACGTGAACCGATGCTACCGAGTGGCTGAGGCTCTGGAAGTCGGCATGGTTGGTGTCAACGTTG GTGTGCTAAGCGACCCTGCGGCGCCCTTTGGCGGTGTCAAGCAGAGCGGTTTCGGCCGTGAGGGAAGCAAGTATGGCATTGAAGAGTTCATGGTGACCAAGATGGTTATGACAGGTATTGATGTATAG
- a CDS encoding 4-aminobutyrate aminotransferase translates to MSRNNHRRGAGRLVEAFQLPSRSCSSPDVHLDLDSSPGHPDSLSSHTLLIPQRKHSQTPLEIFINTFKMPAFVETPKTTVTTEIPGPVSKASTKRLDAIFDARAVHFVVDYDKSHDNYIVDVDGNKYLDVYAQIASIPVGYNNATLLEAAKSPEMASALVNRPAVGNFPSDQWVDILRNGLMKVAPKGLSYIFTAQSGSEANELAYKAAFMLYRRRQRGEGVDWNDEEINSCLENSKPGSPELAIMSFRNSFHGRGFGSLSTTRSKAVHKLDIPSFNWPQAPFPALKYPLEEHAEENAAEEKRCLEEVERIITSWHCPVAGLIVEPIQSEGGDNHASPAFFQGLRDITKRHGTCLIADEVQTGFGATGSFWGHDHWNLTSPPDMVTFSKKAQTAGYFFGNEMLIPDKAYRQFNTWIGDPARVIMCKAVIQEILDKKLVEQTARVGHILYNELSRLAAKYPEHIQNLRGKDQGTFIAFDTKDPAALVRSMRHIGVNIGTCGKNTVRLRPMLIFEEQHIPILVNAFDKVIGAL, encoded by the exons ATGAGCCGCAACAACCATCGGAGAGGGGCAGGCAGGCTTGTCGAGGCCTTCCAATTGCCTTCCCGATCTTG TTCCTCCCCCGACGTCCATCTTGACCTCGATTCTTCTCCAGGACATCCAGACTCTCTATCCTCGCACACACTCTTGATACCCCAGAGGAAACACAGTCAAACCCCTTTAGAGATCTTCATCAACACCTTCAAGATGCCTGCCTTCGTCGAGACTCCCAAGACCACCGTCACCACGGAGATCCCTGGCCCCGTCTCCAAGGCCAGCACCAAGCGCCTCGATGCCATCTTCGACGCCCGTGCTGTCCACTTCGTGGTTGACTACGACAAGTCCCACGACAACTA CATTGTCGATGTTGACGGCAACAAGTACCTCGATGTCTACGCTCAGATCGCCTCTATCCCCGTTGGCTACAACAACGCGACCCTtctcgaggctgccaagtcCCCCGAGATGGCCTCTGCCCTCGTCAACCGACCTGCCGTGGGCAACTTCCCCTCCGACCAGTGGGTTGACATCCTCCGCAACGGCCTCATGAAGGTTGCCCCCAAGGGCCTCAGCTACATCTTCACTGCTCAGTCTGGCTCCGAGGCCAACGAGCTGGCCTACAAGGCTGCCTTTATGCtctaccgccgccgccagcgTGGTGAGGGTGTTGACTGGAACGATGAGGAGATCAACTCCTGCCTCGAGAACTCCAAGCCCGGTTCCCCCGAGCTCGCCATCATGAGCTTCCGCAACTCCTTCCACGGCCGTGGCTTCGGCTCTCTCTCCACCACCCGCTCCAAGGCCGTCCACAAGCTTGATATCCCTAGCTTCAACTGGCCTCAGGCTCCCTTCCCTGCCCTCAAGTACCCTCTCGAGGAGCACGCCGAGGAGaacgccgccgaggagaagcgatgcctcgaggaggttgagcgCATCATCACCTCGTGGCACTGCCCCGTTGCCGGTCTCATCGTTGAGCCCATCCAGTCCGAGGGTGGTGACAACCACGCCTCCCCTGCCTTCTTCCAGGGCCTCCGTGACATCACCAAGCGACACGGCACCTGCCTCATCGCCGATGAGGTCCAGACTGGCTTCGGTGCCACTGGTTCCTTCTGGGGCCATGACCACTGGAACCTGACCTCCCCCCCTGACATGGTCACCTTCTCCAAGAAGGCCCAGACTGCCGGCTACTTCTTCGGCAACGAGATGCTCATCCCTGACAAGGCCTACCGCCAGTTCAACACCTGGATCGGCGACCCTGCCCGTGTCATCATGTGCAAGGCTGTCATCCAGGAGATCCTGGACAAGAAGCTGGTTGAGCAGACTGCCCGTGTCGGCCACATCCTCTACAACGAGCTCTCCCGCCTGGCTGCTAAGTACCCCGAGCACATCCAGAACCTCCGAGGCAAGGACCAGGGCACCTTCATCGCCTTCGACACCAAGGACCCTGCTGCTCTCGTCCGCTCCATGCGCCACATTGGCGTCAACATTGGAACTTGCGGCAAGAACACTGTCCGCCTCCGACCCATGCTCATCTTCGAGGAGCAGCACATTCCTATCCTCGTCAACGCCTTCGACAAGGTCATTGGCGCTCTGTAA